A window of the Bradysia coprophila strain Holo2 chromosome X unlocalized genomic scaffold, BU_Bcop_v1 contig_128, whole genome shotgun sequence genome harbors these coding sequences:
- the LOC119067678 gene encoding uncharacterized protein LOC119067678 encodes MADSNSENNQIIIDADIAFSDESECSDIERSAAEAIEKTLPKKSKLNYEKVYKKFCGWCEEKRVKVISENVMLCFFNEKSKIMKSSTVWSEYSKLKCMIYKERRVDISKFHGLIAFLKRNGVGHVAKKSSILTGDDFNKFIMEADDDKFLMMKAALIIGIGGGCRRAELAKMSVKDVVDRGDYLHVYIGDTKNYDPRDFAITEGGLRYNLLGIVRKYMLLRKSHTPHDRFFVCYRNGQCTTQAVGINTVGAIPKRIATFCGLDAPALYTGHCFRRSSATLLADAGADLYVIKRQFGWRSDKVAAGYVQSSATSKRKISAQIFGGVPFQRSSSSNAMSAIPSTSNTAIPSTSNTAIPSTSTTAIPSASNTVFPSTSTTAIPSASNTVFPSTSTTSHDVVANLGDSAPKEINLNITGLSDGISAALIENIDREDAHGASFASKQIRMIGTASDSDTTGNTSRTMSQSITIIEGASAGADSSDAPETPVLPNFTKSEFNNCTFNFYRTFHGKPF; translated from the exons ATGGCGGACAGCAACAgcgaaaataatcaaataataattgatgcAGATATTGCATTCAGCGATGAATCGGAATGCTCAGATATTGAGCGGTCGGCCGCAGAGGCTATTGAAAAAACTTTGccgaaaaaatccaaattgaatTATGAAAAGGTGTACAAAAAGTTTTGTGGTTGGTGTGAAGAAAAAAGAGTGAAAGTCATTTCAGAAAACGTGATGTTGtgttttttcaacgaaaaatcgaaGATTATGAAGTCTTCAACTGTTTGGAGCGAGTATTCGAAGCTGAAATGCATGATATACAAGGAACGACGCGTCGATATCAGCAAATTTCATGGACTCATTGCATTTCTGAAACGAAACGGTGTCGGCCATGTTGCGAAAAAATCGAGCATTTTGACGGGCGACGATTTCAACAAGTTCATCATGGAGGCAGATGacgataaatttttaatgatgaag GCGGCATTAATTATCGGTATCGGTGGAGGATGTCGTCGGGCTGAATTGGCAAAAATGTCGGTGAAAGATGTTGTTGATCGCGGTGACTACTTGCATGTTTACATCGGGGACACAAAAAACTACGATCCAAGAGATTTCGCTATCACAGAAGGCGGTTTGAGATACAATTTATTGGGCATCGTGCGAAAATACATGTTGTTACGAAAGTCACATACGCCTCATGATCGATTCTTTGTGTGTTACCGGAATGGGCAGTGTACAACTCAGGCAGTTGGCATCAATACCGTTGGGGCGATACCCAAACGAATTGCTACGTTTTGCGGTTTGGATGCACCAGCTTTGTACACAGGACATTGTTTTCGACGGAGTTCAGCTACATTGTTGGCTGATGCTGGTGCGGATCTTTATGTCATTAAACGACAGTTTGGTTGGCGATCGGACAAAGTTGCAGCCGGATATGTGCAGTCATCTGCAACAAGCAAACGCAAAATTTCTGCACAAATTTTCGGAGGTGTACCTTTTCAACGTTCTTCGTCGAGCAATGCGATGAGTGCTATTCCATCTACAAGCAACACCGCTATTCCATCTACAAGCAACACCGCTATTCCATCTACAAGCACCACCGCTATTCCATCTGCAAGCAACACCGTTTTTCCATCTACAAGCACCACCGCTATTCCATCTGCAAGCAACACCGTTTTTCCATCTACAAGTACCACTTCTCATGACGTTGTCGCTAATTTGGGTGATTCAGCTCCCAAAGAAATTAATCTCAACATCACCGGTTTAAGTGACGGTATTTCTGCTGCGctcatcgaaaatattgatCGAGAGGATGCACATGGTGCTAGTTTCGCTTCAAAACAAATTCGGATGATCGGAACTGCATCCGATTCCGATACGACCGGCAATACCAGCCGTACAATGTCACAATCAATTACAATAATTGAGGGCGCATCTGCTGGTGCAGATTCTTCGGATGCTCCTGAAACGCCTGTCCttccaaattttacaaaatctgaATTCAACAATTgtacattcaatttttatcgtACGTTTCACGGCAAGCCTTTTTAA